The following proteins are co-located in the Aquarana catesbeiana isolate 2022-GZ linkage group LG02, ASM4218655v1, whole genome shotgun sequence genome:
- the RAD51C gene encoding DNA repair protein RAD51 homolog 3 isoform X5: MQREVGSFPIAPSIRARLVAAGFHTLHDVIDLAVSEVAGEAGISEEAAQEALQILKRQGSDSQILKHTTLELLEQEQAQGCIITFCSALDEILGGGVPLGKITEICGPPGVGKTQLW, translated from the exons ATGCAGCGGGAGGTGGGCAGCTTTCCTATCGCTCCATCCATCAGAGCGAGATTGGTGGCTGCAGGCTTCCATACACTGCACGATGTCATAGACTTGGCAGTCAGTGAAGTGGCTGGAG AAGCTGGGATATCTGAAGAAGCTGCTCAGGAAGCACTGCAGATTTTGAAAAGACAAGGCAGTGATTCACAGATACTAAAGCATACCACTTTGGAACTGCTTGAACAGGAACAAGCTCAGGGGTGTATCATCACATTCTGCTCAGCCTTGGATGAAATCCTTGGGGGAGGCGTGCCACTGGGAAAGATCACTGAGATTTGTGGGCCCCCTGGTGTTGGAAAGACACAGTTATGGTAA